A DNA window from Acidobacteriota bacterium contains the following coding sequences:
- the trxA gene encoding thioredoxin: MAKLASLSDDNFDTEVLASDQPVLVDFSAEWCGPCRQLAPVVESLAEEYAGKVRFYAVDVDQARATAMRFGIASVPTLMVFKGGQVVAQLVGARPRAELAKTLDQVIAS; this comes from the coding sequence ATGGCCAAGCTAGCCTCGCTGAGCGACGACAACTTCGACACCGAAGTGCTCGCCTCGGATCAGCCCGTCCTGGTCGATTTCTCGGCGGAGTGGTGCGGCCCCTGCCGCCAGCTCGCGCCGGTGGTCGAGAGTCTCGCCGAGGAGTACGCGGGCAAGGTCCGCTTCTATGCGGTCGACGTGGATCAGGCGCGGGCGACGGCGATGCGTTTCGGGATCGCGTCGGTGCCCACCCTGATGGTCTTCAAAGGGGGGCAGGTCGTCGCGCAGCTGGTCGGCGCTCGACCGCGGGCCGAACTCGCGAAAACGCTCGATCAGGTGATCGCGTCTTGA